The Cygnus atratus isolate AKBS03 ecotype Queensland, Australia chromosome 25, CAtr_DNAZoo_HiC_assembly, whole genome shotgun sequence DNA segment GAAAATGCTGGGCAGCACCAAGAACCGCGCCCTGATCCACATCGCCAAGCTGGAGGAGACGTGTACGTCGCTGCCCCGGGGCCACGTGcggcccgcggccgccgccaGGGCTCCTCCTGCTCGCGGCtggccctggggagctgccacctccccttccccctgcccagctcctgccgcATTGTCCCTGCGGCTCCGAGCCCCTCCGCCTCCCGGCCCTGTTGCTGTAACCGTCTCCTCCTTGGCTCcgtgccaccccctgccccctcccctgcGCGCTGCCCTTGGAAGAGGAGCAGAATTAATGCGAAGGCTGCGGGAGCCGTTCCCGGGCGCGCGGCGGGTCCTGAGCTCTGCCAGCCCGCCTGGCACAGCTCCGCGCCTCCGCTCGGTCCCCGTGCCTGGCCAAGAGGCCgtgccagggagctgctggccggcacgcagccccccccagcccgggcgGGCAGAGGCGTGCGGGCTCCTGCCAGCGGGAGCCCTCTGTGCGTTCGAGCCAGGCTGCTGGCTTCTCGtcgtgtccctgtccccctccaCCGAACGCCTGCCCTCCCTCCGCAGCCTCGTGGAGCACCGTGGAGCAGTCCCTCGTCAAGCTGGGGGAGAGCCTGAGCAGCCTCAGCAACTCCACCCTGCGGAGCCAGGCTGACGACTGCATCTCCCTCATCAAGAGGTAGCTTCGTGCTGCTGTCCTCGCGGGCTTGGAGGGTAAAAGGGGTCTgagccctcctcctgcctctctccaCGCTGGCTCCCTGCCTTCCTGTCCCTTTCCAGCTCGGGCTCCTGTGCTGGcggtgggctggggctggtgaaAACCCTGGAGTAGGAAAGGGGGCAGGGACTGGTGACCTGCCACAAAGGAATCCCACAGGGCTCCTAGGGCCCCTCGCCAcatccctcagctgctccaacgtgggcagagctgctgtccccGGCCTGCGTGCCCCAGGAGGTGCTTCCAGGGCCTGAGGTGTGGCACGGGGGCTTGGACGTGTCCAAAAGCTCTTCTGCAGGGCAGGGGTGGCAAGCTGTCCTGCCCCAGAGAGATGTGGGACTGCAGAGGTCTGGGGCTTGGCTGGGAAGGGAGGATGGGACAGGAGGAGCAAGGATCCGTCCCTGCAAGGCTCCAGTAACCCTGCGTTGTCATCTCCctccccccagcatccccaccATGCTCTCGGTTCACTCTGAGCAGCTGAACAAGACCGGCTTCCCCACCGTGCACGccgtggtgctgctggagggcaCCATGAACCTCACGGGAGAGACCCAGCCGCTGGTGGAGCAGCTGATGATGGTGAAGAGGATGCAGGTACAGTCGTGGCACCCCCGGTCCCGCTCAGGGTGGCCTGGGGGACGTGGAGCAGGGCCGTGCTGGGCGAGGAGGGGGCTGATCCCGGTCCGAGGACATGGGGGCAGCTGCGGGGAGTCGTGTGAGCCCATCAGCAGCTTTGCAGGGGGTGCAGGGCTTGGCTGCGGTTGGGGGAGTCGCGTTATTGTTCTCCCAGCACTTGGGGGGTCCTGTCCGTGTGCCCTGCAGCGCATCCCCTCCCCGCTCTTCGTGCTGGAGATCTGGAAGGCCTGCTTCGTGGGCCTCATCGAGTCCCCGGAGGGCACGGAGGAGCTCAAGTGGACAGCCTTCACCTTCCTGAAGGTAGGACGTAGCCCCAGGGGGCGCGTggtgcccccagctcctgcctttccctgcaCACCCGGCCCTGCTCAGCGCCAAAGCCTGGCACAGCGATCAGTCCCGACCCACAGCGTGCCCCTTGGGGCCCCCACTCGCCCTGTCCGGACAGTATGAGATGGctgagcctgcaggcagccctcctgcagctcgCTTTTCAGCCCAGCCCCACTTTGTTTTGTCGAGTGGCTTTTCCTGGGACGTGGCGGGGGAAACGGGGGCCTTTGAAGGATGCCACAGCAAGGCTCCGGGCAGGCGCTCCCACGGCTCAGTGgcgggcagccccgcagcacTCTGCTGCGCCTCTTGTCTGCGGACCAGACAAAAGGGATCTGCGTGTGATTCCAGGCCTGACACGTGCTCggcctgtgctgtgctcctcCGCAGCCTGCCTGGccgtgccctgctgctcctcgtCCTGGTGGAAGGGCCCTGCagaggggaggtggggggacAGAGCCCCCTGGGTGCACGGGCTGCTGGAGGAACGCTCCTTCCCCCAGGCTGGGAGGGCAGTCGTTGCTCGCAGGCGGGTTTTGCCCGTGCTGCTGAGAGGTCCTGGCTGCAGGAACGGGTCTGCCTCTCGGTCACATCACTCCCCCGTGTCTTTCAGATCCCCCAGGTCCTGGTGAAACTCAAGAAGTATCCCCAGGGGGACAAGGTGAGGCTCAGGGGACCTTGGAGGTGTTCGCAGCGTCGTGTGCGAGCGGACGGTGCTTGTGCTGATGGTGCTGGGGCCCGGCCAAAGCCGGGCGAGGGTGGCTGGGGTGGGGAACGGGCTGAGCCCCACCGGACGGGGCAGCGTGGGAGGGAAAGgcaggctggtgccagcaccgCTGGGAGCTGAGCGCTCGCCTTTGTGCGCGGCAGGATTTCACCGAGGATGTGAACTGCGCCTTCGAGTTCCTGCTGAAGCTGACCCCGCTGCTGGACACGGCCGATCAGCGATGCAAGTGAGTGCTCGCGTGCCCCGGGCTCGCCGGCAGCACCGTGAGCCCGTGGCCGGCCTGTGcttccccccccacccgcccccAGCATCGCTGCGGGGAGCTGCGGtctgggctgctggggcagctccgTGCAAGGCTTTTCCTAGTGTAAGACAAAACGCTCGATTTCTGGTCGGGTTCCTTCTTCCCGAGGCTGCGGCGCTGCCAAATGAGCAAGGCAGCAAGTGTCTGACAGCTGATTCACGCGCTGGTGATGCTTTGTGATGTCTGGAgctgcttccagccctgcagccccctcagagggctgggagcagaggcaggaggacaGCTCATGACTTCTGACTGCTCGCTGTGTCCAGGAGGCTCCAGTCCTGGTTTTCAAAGGATTGCCCGGCTCTGTCCTGCCCTttgggggtggcagggaggtCTGGCACCGCTGCTctgccccccctgccccgtgTCCCTGCCAGGGCAGTGGGAATGCCGTCCCTCAGGCTAGCGCTCTCCTCTCGtctctcttccagctgcaaCTGCATGagtctgctcctgcaggagTGCAGCAAGCAGGGGCTGCTCTCGGAGGCCAACATGACCAACCTGATCGACAAACGGTAGGGCCCCCTCCAGAGCCCGGGCGACCAAgcagggttttggggtcccTCGTCTCACCGCCCTCCTCGCGGGGAGCAGGAAGGACCGGCTGCGgcgctgctggctgccctgcagcccagcaccctggCCTGGAGGGGGCTGAGGCTTTGCTTTCGGTGCCAGACGGCGCGGGGCAGAGCCTGTCATCTCCGAGTGGCAGCCGGTGCCGCCCTGAGGCggtgggaggagaagggcagTGACACCCCCCTGCTCAGCGCCCCTCTTTGTGGGTCCCCAGGATGGCGGACAGGGAACACGCCCCGCACCTGAAATCGGCAGAGAACGCCAACATCCAGCCCAACCCCAGGCTCATCCTGAGGGCCGAGCCGACCGTCACCAACATCCTGAAGGTGCGTCCCCTCCTGTCTCGGTGCTGGCCGCGCCGGCCTCCACCCAGagcctgcttccagcagcacctccaggcagCCGGGGTGGTCGGGAGGCGCCCGCTCCCGCCCTGTGCCGGGCTGGAGGAATCGCTCCCAGCCTTGTCGCAGTCCCTGCCGTGCCGGCTGGAGCTCTGGagctcccctcctccttccctggaAGCTGGAGGAGCCGTCAGGCAGCACGACGCAGTCGGTGGTGCCAGCAGCCTGAGCCCAGCCCGCTCTGCCCGTTCTCCCAGCCGCTCCCCCGCGTGCATTTCCCCCCGTCCCCGGGGACTCCCCCCGTCCCTGCGTCACTCCTGCTGCTGCATTCGCTCCTGAAGACATTTTGCTGCTGGTtgtgctgcccctgcctgctgcagctctcctctgtGCGGGAGCTGGCGTGCCCCACAGAGCCTGGGGCGCCTGgggtcccccccagccctgcgaGCCCTGCAGGTCCCTGCTCACGGAGGCCTCACGGGATGGCTCTGGCAGCCGATCAGCTCCGCCCCAGTGGCTGGAGTTGTATTGCTGCTCTGTAACTTGCCTTCCTCGtgatttctttcctccttttttcttctttttctgtagacCATGGATGCGGATCACTCCAAATCCCCCGAGGGCTTGCTGGGGGTCCTGGGTCACATGCTGTCTGGGAAGAGCCtggacctgctgctggcggcggcagcagcaacAGGAAAGCTGAAATCCTTCGCTCGGAAGTTCATCAAGTGAGTGTCCACCTGGATGACGCCGTCCCCGAGGGCTGGGGTGAgcgggcagcccccagcctctgccccagAGCCGCGTGCCTCGGCCGTGCTGCCCTTTCTCCGCTCCGTGTCCCAGTTCCCTCCACTCTTGAGGCTGGATCTGCCTCTGGCCCAGGTTCTGATCCAGTGGAGCCCTGGGGTTTTGGGGAAGCCGTCCCCACAGCACTCCCTCTCCTTTGTAAACGGGGCATGGTATCGAAGTCAGGCTGGTTTGAGGCTTGGGTGagagctggaagctgcagcacagccccagctccaagGCGCTGCTGCGTGCGTGCCCGCGGTCCCCAGGCGCCCGTGTCCTGGTTAGAGCACACGCACCAGCACGCGTGGCGCTGCGTGACGCCCCCTCGCCCGCCGAGGGGGGCAGCTCGAGCAGCACCAGCCCGGCTGGGTGCACGGCACCACTGCAGAGCGCGGCCTGGCCTGGCCGTGGTCACTACATCTGGGGTCCCTGCCTGTCcgggggatggggagagggcTGATTCACGCGATGCTAACGATGCTAGGGATGGTAACGATGCTAACGCCTCACTGCGGCTCTCTCTGCCCCCTCCAGGCTGAACGAATTCACCAAGCACATCAGCGGAGAAGGCTGTAAGTGCGTGCGCATCCATCTGCGGGGTGGCGCGAGCTCTGCTTCCCCCGCTGCCGCGTGCTGGGACACCGGGGGGGCCCACGGGGTCCCCGACGAGTTAAACTGGGGCTGGCTGCGGTGCCAGGGCGAGCTGAGCTGTGCCggggcagcgaggggctgcCGGCAGGGAGCACGGCACAGCCACGTGGCCGGGTGCCAGAGGGGATCCGGGCTCCTGCTGCCCTTTGGGTCTCACACCCGGCACCCGCGTGTCCGTCCCCAAAGCAGGGTGCTCCCCGCTGGCGGGGAAGGAGCTCCCtcatccccagcccctggggccCCTCGGGGCcggccctgccccagctccttccctggaAGGGGTGATGTGTCAGCACGGCGCCTGAGATAAGGACTCTGACTGCGTTTGCGTGTGATTAAACATGTTGAGTGCTCTGACCTTCCACAGCACCGAGGGAGCCCGGGGTTGGGCCGGGGCTGCCAAATGGAGGTCAAAGCTGTTCTGGGAGCTtgagctggggcaggcaggggtaAGGGGAGCACCTGGCATGTCCCCTCGAGCCCTCATCGACACACAAACGCCTGAGGGTTAGAAAAGCACCCCGGAGGAGGCAGGGCCCCGGCCCCCAAGCTCGCAGTGCCGCCTGTCTGCCTCCCTGCGCTGCGTGAGGTCCCTGAGGTCTTTGTTTCTCCTCCCCCAGCCAAGGGAGCCTCGGTCCGGGCCCTGCTGTTCGACATCTCTTTCCTCATGCTGTGCCACGTGGCCCAGACCTACGGCTCGGAGGTAAGCGCCCTGCACCCCTggggagtggggctggggaggcagcggcgGGGCTCTGACCTTGCGAGAGCGGCAGCCTCTGTCCTGCAGCATCCAGCCTCCTCTAGCGGCCGTGCCATTGTCCCCAGTGCCCTGTCACCGTCCCCACGTCCTGCAGCTGCCCCTCAGGCAGCGCCCCGCTGTGTGCGGGTGAAGTGCCCGGCGCGATTCCCCCGGGGCAGCCAGAAATCAGCCTGTGTGAAGTGATGGAACGGGGGTGTCGGCATTTCCGAGGACTTTCatttgtgccccccccccccccttttcgATACCACGGTGTGGGAACGTTGCTGCCGCACCCTCTCCGGGTAGGCTCTGATCTCCCCGGCCTTTTCCCAGCCTTGCCCCTCTGACCCCGCACGGTTTGGCTCTGGctgcccggggcggggggagcccgAGCTGACCGTCAGCCCTCCCCTGGCAGAGGAGGAACTCGCAGCCTCCCTCAGGAAACGTAACTTTGGTTGCGTGAAAATTTTCCCCGTTTCGACATCTGTGTGTGCTGAGAGGTGAAACGATACCGAAACACCAGGAACgtggagaagggagggaaaaatcagcgggggggggggggctgcccggccAGCCCCGGGGAGCGGAGAGGGGGAGtcctggctggaggcagcccGCAGCGGATGTGCCCGGGGCTCTCTGCTGAGGTCTCagcccccggcccagcccggAGCGACTTTCCTGACCAGCTGCTGCCGAACAGATGTGCAAAGCTTTTGTCAAAAATAGCGTCCCTTGGGTGTcggggggctggagggaggaagCGGCGTACGGGATTCCCAGCTCGTGTCCCCCTTGGGAGCGCTCGcagctggctgccagctgggccgCGCATCCCGGAGCCGTGGGGCAGCCGACCCCAGTGCTGGGGAGCCCGAGCAGAGCTCGGGGGGTGGGGGACGAGCggcctgtgctctgcagggcaCGGTGACCCTGCTGCCACGTTCACAGCCCCTCGGGACCGGCCCTGTGCTGGCATCTCCCCGGGGGACACTGCTGGCGATGGGCCGTGGTGCCGGCAGAGTCCCGTGCAGAAGGGGCAAAGCGCAGCCTGCAGACTGGAAACCAGTGCTGCGCTGGTGCTGACCAGTGCCTGCCTCTCTGCAgccatggggctgtgctggttCCCCAGCCACGAGCTCCCCGGGCTGGGGGATCCTCCCCAGGGTGGGGGTCTCCAGGCGGGGTCCCTGCAGGGCACGGGGCAGACCCAAGGCCGGTTCCCTTCCAGGTGATCCTGTCGGAGTCGAGCCCGGCGGGCGAGGTGCCCTTCTTCGAGACCTGGATGCTGACCTGTATGCCCGAGGAGGGCAAGATCCTCAACCCCGACCACCCCTGCTTCTGCCCCGACTCCACCAAGGTGGAATCCCTGGTCGCCCTCCTCAACAACTCCTCCGAGATGAAGCTGGTGTAAGGGCTCAGCGTGCGGGCAGGCGCCGGGAGGGGAGCAGCCGCTTTGGGCAGGTACCTGAcccctctgcctctctccccGGCAGGCAGATGAAGTGGCACGAGGCGTGTCTGAGCATCTCGGCCGCCATCCTGGAGATCCTCAACGCCTGGGAGAACGGCGTGCTCACCTTCGAGTCCATCCaggtggggctggtgggagggggtGCAGGGCAGAGCGGAGCACCGGCTCTGCGCCCCGAGGAGGGCTTAGTTTTGGGCAGGGCAGAGTTCCCCTGTCCTCCTGCCCTCGGTGctgctgcagtcactgcagAGCTCACTGTCTAATTCGTGGCTTGCGTGGGGAACTGGTGTGGCCCTTTGACATCGCCCCTttgggggctgtggggttggCAGGGGCAGATTCACCCCACGGAGAGAAAAAGGCTTGGACTCTGCCCTGGGCGGTGATGTGCAGGCTTCACCCCAGCATCCCCACGTCTGTGCCATCCCCCTCCGCTCCCATCTCCTGCAGAAAATCACGGACAACATCAAGGGGAAGGTGTGCAGCATGGCGGTGTGTGCGGTGGCCTGGCTGGTGGCCCACGTCCGCATGCTGGGCTTGGACGAGCGGGAGAAGTCTCTGCAGATGATCCGGCAGCTGGCCACCCCGCTGTACGGCGAGAACACGCTGCAGTTCTACAACGAGCGGTGAGCCTGGCTCGCAGCACGCCCCGTGCTGGCCCCGTGctgtcccttcccctccctttgcTTCCCGGAGCCCGCCTGatcctgtctctctctctcgGCCACAGTGTGGTGATCATGAGCTCCATCCTGGAGCACATGTGCGCGGACGTCCTGCAGCAGACGGCCACGCAGATCAAGTTCCCCTCCACGGGCATGGACACCATCCCCTACTGGAACCTGCTGCCCCCCAAGAAGCCCATCAAGGAGGTGCTGACCAGCATGTTCACCAAGGTGCTGGAGAAGGGCTGGGTTGACAGCCGCTCCATCCACATCTTCGACACCCTGCTGCACATGGGGGGCGTCTACTGGTTCTGCAACAACCTGGTCAAGGTATGGGGTGCAGGAGGGAGGTGGCCGTGACCTCCAGCGCTGCGGTTGGGTGTCCAGCCCAGGACTGCTGGGTCTTGCCTGTGCTCTGGTGGCAGTTCTGAGCGCAGGAGATGAGCGGGGAAGGGTCCAGCCGTACCCCCTGCCCCCTACAGCCCTGCCCCGTGCCtcgcaggagctgctgaaggagaCGCGGAAGGAGCACACGCTGCGGGCCGTGGAGCTGCTGTACGCCATCTTCTGCCTGGACATGCAGCAGCTGACGCTGACCCTGCTGGGCCACATCCTGCCCAACCTGCTCACGGACTCCTCCAAGTGGCACACCCTCATGGACCCGCCGGGGAAGGCACTGGCCAAGTAAGCCCTGGTCCTGTGCTCAGTCCCCCTTGGGGTGCGTGGGCCTGTTTGTGGGGACGGGGAGATGCTCCGTGCTGGGACAGGGGGCTGGGCTGTCCTGTGTGGGACCCTGTGTGTGGACCCAATTCCCACTCTGGCCCCAacacagggctggcaggagctgctggccccCACCACCACCCGTGTGGGAtggtggcagctctgcagcacccctgctctgtccccaggcTCTCCGTGTGGTGCGCCCTGAGCTCCTACTCCTCCCACAACAAGGGCCAGGCGTCCAGCAGGCAGAAGAAGAGGCACCGGGAGGATATCGAGGTGCGTCCGACACGGAGCGGGGTTTGCCTGGAGGCGCTCTGTGCCCAAGGatgggagctggctgggaggTGACagcggcaggaggagggagtCGCTGGGACCGGGCTCCCCACCCAGGTCCGCTGGGCTGTCTGAGGTTTGGTCCCTCGACCTCGGGATGCAGggttttcccttcccttttctgggAAAGGGGGGATCGTAACGAGGTGCTCCGTACGGGGCTGGCCCGGGCTGAGTCACTCGGGGTGAACTGAGAGCGCAGTCCTGCAGGGCCCGGGGGGGTTATGGGCCCCgcagaggggctgctggggctgaccCCCCTCTGTCCCCCAGGACTACATCAGCCTGTTCCCGCTGGATGACACGCAGCCCTCCAAGCTCATGCGCCTGCTGAGCTCCAACGAGGAAGACTCCAACATCCTCTCCAGCCCCAGTAAGTGCAGGCGGGGAAGGCTGCTCCCGGGGAAGGCTCCGTGCTGCCCCGCCGCTCGTTTCTGGGTGTGAGACGTGCTTGGGCGCAGAAACACTTCCCAAGCGGGCCAAGTGCTCTTGAAGGTAGCAGGggggctccctgctcccctctccaCCTTTCCAGAGCCTTGTGCCGGTGCCACGTGCGCTGCCAGCAGACGGGCAGCGTGCCTGACAGTCCCTTTGCTGCCAGGACGCACCCGCAGCAGCGTTTGACGTAACACAGGGTATTTTGAGAAGACTCAGAGCGCTCAAGTGTGTTATGTTGGGTTCCCGTGGAGCTTTTGCTCCAAAAGGTCAAGCTTCTGACTTCTCTGATGACAACAGCTTAGGAAAGGTGATGAGGTTACACCTTCCCTCCGTAACGGTGCCACCTAACCCCGTGCCGGACACGTGAGGGGCTCGGGGAGGTTTTTGTTCGAGCCCTGTCACCCCTGGCCAGCCTGTGTGGGACCAGAGACCCCGATGTCACCATCCCAGCAAGGGCGGCGAGAGGTGACGTTTCTGTTTGTGGCTAAATCCTGAAATTCCACTGTTATTAACAAGGCGGCGAGCGGAGCCGATGAGTCCCTGCAGTCACGTCTCCGCGTCCCCGAGCGTGGCGCTGCGGGTTGCGACAGCCCCGGCAGGACGTGCGCCGGGGGGACCCGCGCCCTCCTGCCCGCGGGCCGCACGCAGCGAGCGGCCGTGTCCGAGTCCCGGCAGTGCGTCAGGATGCTCCCTGGTCATTGTTTCCCCCCGACGCCCTGATCCCAGCCCGCTCTTTGTTTGCCAGTTTTCAACACAGTGATAACctgtggtttttgttggtttCGCTGCTGTTGAAATGCGGGCTTTCCCCTTTATATCACtatctttttttaactttttggtGCAGTTCCACCTCTTCCCAGTGACATTCAGGACTTTTTTCGGGCTGTTTGCTGTAGCGATGTGGAAatcctgcttcctgcagcagccacacaACTCGTGATTCCATGAGAAAAGTGGGGGAGGGCTTTCTTTTTTCGGTGAGCATCCTCAGAGCATCCCACTGTGGGTCCTGCTGGCTTTGtcagcagctgcatttcagggCCGGCGCAGGATCCTGAGCCTCCCAGCCCGCTGCAGGAGGTGGCACCAAGCAGGGGGACCCAGCGGTGCCTCTCAGCGCGGGTCACGCAGATCCCCTTGGCATGCCCAGGATGTGCTGCTAGTCCATCGGTCACGCCTTGGCTCTCTGTTAGCTAAATTCTGCCCCGAGAGCGAGCTTCCAGCGCCGCCGTGCAGCTGTTGAACATCTGGCTCGCTCCACCCAGCTGGCAGCACGCACGGGACGGATAGCGCCGGCGTTGCGTGGCCGGGGCAGCGCGCCGCTCGCCTCTCCCGAGCGTGACATTGCGTTACTCCGCTCGTGCCTCGGTGAAGCGTCAGGATCGAGTCACTGCTGCGATGACACCCcggcggggagcagcggggaggcACACTCACACTCGCACAGTCACACTCGCGGAGCCTCGCTCACGCTCGCCCCTCGGGGATGTCATTGAACTTGGTCAGACTCGGAACGAATGCGACTTGTGCAAGAGCGAGGCCCGGTGACACATCCCGGGATGCGAGGCCCCCCCTGGGCTGCTGCGCTCCGTCACGCCTGGGGCTGGCGTGTGTGGGCAAGCGCTCGGGTAGAGCGGGACGGCATTGGAGCCCGTCAGCCTGCTGCGCATCCCCGGGGTGCCCAAACAGCAGGGGCTGCTCGTTAAGCGTGGAGGGCACCAAGCACCGTGCTCCCAACCTCCCCTTCTTGGGAGATGGCTCGGAGCAGAGC contains these protein-coding regions:
- the MED24 gene encoding mediator of RNA polymerase II transcription subunit 24 isoform X1, whose protein sequence is MKVVNLKQALLQAWKERWSDYQWAVNMRRFFPRGATWDILNLAEALLEQAMIGPSPNPLILSYLKYAISSQMVSYSTVLMAISKFDDFSRDLCVQSLLEIMDMFCDRLSCHGKAEECIGLCRALLSALIWLLHCAAFYAEKVKETLEQAAAESQLKMCLERLEKMLGSTKNRALIHIAKLEETSSWSTVEQSLVKLGESLSSLSNSTLRSQADDCISLIKSIPTMLSVHSEQLNKTGFPTVHAVVLLEGTMNLTGETQPLVEQLMMVKRMQRIPSPLFVLEIWKACFVGLIESPEGTEELKWTAFTFLKIPQVLVKLKKYPQGDKDFTEDVNCAFEFLLKLTPLLDTADQRCNCNCMSLLLQECSKQGLLSEANMTNLIDKRMADREHAPHLKSAENANIQPNPRLILRAEPTVTNILKTMDADHSKSPEGLLGVLGHMLSGKSLDLLLAAAAATGKLKSFARKFIKLNEFTKHISGEGSKGASVRALLFDISFLMLCHVAQTYGSEVILSESSPAGEVPFFETWMLTCMPEEGKILNPDHPCFCPDSTKVESLVALLNNSSEMKLVQMKWHEACLSISAAILEILNAWENGVLTFESIQKITDNIKGKVCSMAVCAVAWLVAHVRMLGLDEREKSLQMIRQLATPLYGENTLQFYNERVVIMSSILEHMCADVLQQTATQIKFPSTGMDTIPYWNLLPPKKPIKEVLTSMFTKVLEKGWVDSRSIHIFDTLLHMGGVYWFCNNLVKELLKETRKEHTLRAVELLYAIFCLDMQQLTLTLLGHILPNLLTDSSKWHTLMDPPGKALAKLSVWCALSSYSSHNKGQASSRQKKRHREDIEDYISLFPLDDTQPSKLMRLLSSNEEDSNILSSPNRSMSTSLSASQLHTVSMRDPLNRVLANLFLLISSILGAKTAGTHTQFVQWFMEECVDCLEQGSRGSILQFMPFTMVSELVKVSTMSSPKIVLAITDLSLPLGRRVAAKAIAAL
- the MED24 gene encoding mediator of RNA polymerase II transcription subunit 24 isoform X2; its protein translation is MDMFCDRLSCHGKAEECIGLCRALLSALIWLLHCAAFYAEKVKETLEQAAAESQLKMCLERLEKMLGSTKNRALIHIAKLEETSSWSTVEQSLVKLGESLSSLSNSTLRSQADDCISLIKSIPTMLSVHSEQLNKTGFPTVHAVVLLEGTMNLTGETQPLVEQLMMVKRMQRIPSPLFVLEIWKACFVGLIESPEGTEELKWTAFTFLKIPQVLVKLKKYPQGDKDFTEDVNCAFEFLLKLTPLLDTADQRCNCNCMSLLLQECSKQGLLSEANMTNLIDKRMADREHAPHLKSAENANIQPNPRLILRAEPTVTNILKTMDADHSKSPEGLLGVLGHMLSGKSLDLLLAAAAATGKLKSFARKFIKLNEFTKHISGEGSKGASVRALLFDISFLMLCHVAQTYGSEVILSESSPAGEVPFFETWMLTCMPEEGKILNPDHPCFCPDSTKVESLVALLNNSSEMKLVQMKWHEACLSISAAILEILNAWENGVLTFESIQKITDNIKGKVCSMAVCAVAWLVAHVRMLGLDEREKSLQMIRQLATPLYGENTLQFYNERVVIMSSILEHMCADVLQQTATQIKFPSTGMDTIPYWNLLPPKKPIKEVLTSMFTKVLEKGWVDSRSIHIFDTLLHMGGVYWFCNNLVKELLKETRKEHTLRAVELLYAIFCLDMQQLTLTLLGHILPNLLTDSSKWHTLMDPPGKALAKLSVWCALSSYSSHNKGQASSRQKKRHREDIEDYISLFPLDDTQPSKLMRLLSSNEEDSNILSSPNRSMSTSLSASQLHTVSMRDPLNRVLANLFLLISSILGAKTAGTHTQFVQWFMEECVDCLEQGSRGSILQFMPFTMVSELVKVSTMSSPKIVLAITDLSLPLGRRVAAKAIAAL